AGGCCGTGGACGGTGGCCACCTCCTCGTCGGCCGGGGACTGGGCCACGGCCGGCAGGCCGCTCAGGCTCAACAGGCCAGCCAGCAGAATGGCAGCGGGCCGGGCGAAAAGCGTAACGGCAGCGGGCCGGCGTGAAGGTATTGGCATTCTGACATCCCGTGTCGACAGTGACGCCGGCCAGTGCCGGCGTCGTACCCACTAGGCTTCGCCGGTTAAGGTGTCAGCCCCGGGCGCGAAAGACAATCCCCGCCTCCTGCTCGGTGGGGCCATCCACGGCCCCGGGGGGCATTCAGCGCGAGGCGAGGCTGCGCGTCGGCAGCTCGAGCGCCTGTCCGGGCTGAATCAGGTTGCCGGCGATGCCGTTGGCCTGGCGCAGCTCGGCAACGCTGATGCCCTGGCGAGCGGCGATATCCGCCAGGGTATCGCCGTGGCGCACTACGTAGCGCGAGTCCTGAGCCGTGTGCGGGATCGTCGGGGCGTCGAGGCGGGCCAACATTTCGTCGGCTCGCTCGATGGGCACCAGCAGTACCCGGTCGTTGCCGGGCCGGATGGCACCGCCGGTCACCCCCGGGTTGAGCTCGGCGATGGTGACCTGGGAGACGCCGGCGAGGCGGGCGACCTCGTCCAGGCGCATCGGGCGCTCAACGGGGATCTTGGCGAAGGCCGGGGCGTCCTCGATCTCGGGGAGGGCGACCTGGTAGTCGTCAGGGGCGTTGATGATGGCGGCGATGGCCTTGAGCTTGGGGACGTAGTTCATGGTCTCCCGCGGCAACGAGAGGCTCCAGTAGTCGCCTCCCTTGCCCTGGGCAATGGCCCGGCGACGGGCCTTGTTGACGGTGCCGGCACCGGCATTGTAGGCCGCCAGGGAGAGCTCGATGTCCCCCTCGTACCACTGGTCCGCCTGTTGCTCGATATAGTCCAGGGCCGCATAGGTGGAGGCCACCACGTCGAGGCGTCCGTCATAGCCGTGCTGGCGGGAGAGCCCCAGGGAGTCGCCGGTGCGTGGCATGAACTGCCACAGGCCGGCGGCGCCGCGGTGGGAGCGTGCGCCCGGGTCGAAGGAGCTCTCGATGAAGGGGATCAGGGCGATCTCCCCGGGCAGACCCCGCTCCTCGACCTTCTGGGTGATCCAGGCCAGCCAGGGGCGGGCACGCTCGGTGATTTCGGCAATGTTGTGCGGGGACTGGCGATAGTGATCGATCCAGGCCTGCACGCGTGGATCGTGCAGGTCGTTCTGCCACTGGAAGCTGTCGCGCAACCGGCTCCAGGCGTCACGGGTCTCCAGCGCCAGGGCGTCCCAGAAGTGCTGGGTCATGTTGCCGGGGGCGGGCTGAATGGCGCCGTGCTGTGCGGTGCCGGTGTGGCCGCGTTCGAGTGTGGCGGCCTGGCTGTGGGCGCCGGCGGTCATCAGGGCGCCCAGAAGGGCAGCGCTGCTGGCGAAGGCGAATAGCCTGCGGCGAGTGGTGTGGTAGGTCATCCGGAAGTGTTCCTCCAAGGCGCGTCTAGGCCGTCCGATCGTGTCGGAGGCATGGGGCGTCCAGGGATCGAGTTCAGAAGTTATCCTTCCAGGCGCGCAGGGTGGCGAAGGTCGCCTCGTCGCTGTCGACGTCGCCATGGGCCGAGGCGGCCTGGCGTACGCCGGCATCTGCCACGCGCAGGAAGGGATTGATGCGTTTCTCGCGGGCCATGGAAGTGGGCAGGGTGGGGCGTTCAAGCTCCCGTGCCCGCTGGCACTCCTCCATGGCCTGGGCCACGTCCGGGTTGTGGGGGTCGGCGGCCAGTGCAAAGCGCAGATTGGCCTGGGTATATTCATGAGCGGCGAACACAAGGGTGTCGTCGGGCAGGGCAGCAAGCTTTTCCAGCGAGGCGTGCATCTGCTCTGGCGTGCCCTCGAAGAGGCGGCCACAGCCTGCGCTGAACAGGGCATCGCCACCGAACAGCAGCGGCGGGATGCCGGCGGTGAAGAAGGCGATATGATCCAGGGTGTGCCCGGGTACCGCGATCACCTCGAACAGCCGTCCCATGACGCGAACCTCATCCCCTTCGGTCACCGGGGTATCGATGCCGCCGATGGACTCGTTGTCGGGCCCGATCACTCGCGGGGAATAGCGCTCGATGAGCTCGGCAAGGCCGCCGGTGTGGTCCCGGTGATGATGAGTGATCAGGATCGTGGAGAGCGTCAGCGACTCGCGTTCGAGAAGCTCGATGACCGGGGCGGCATCGCCCGGGTCTACCACGCACACGTCGGGGGTCGTGTCCTGGCGCAGAAGCCAGATATAGTTATCGCTAAAGGCGGGAATCGGTGTCACGCTCAACATGGGCTGAGTGTCCTGAATGGGCATGAACGGTTCGCAAAATCCAGCCAATATGAAGAGCAGGGAGGGACATGTCAACCGAGACCAGCGCTCAGCGCCTCGCCGCGCTGTACCGAGAGGGCCAGGCCTTCTGGTCCTCACCGGCGGGTCAGGCCGTGCGTCACGCCGAGCGAGCCTGCCTGGGGCCGGCCTGCGAGAGGCTCTTCGGCGTGCACAGCCTTGAACTCGGTTTCGGTGATCTGCTGGCCGACATGTGCCCGGTGCGCCATCCACTGAGCTGGGCCCCCACCCGCGAGCTGGCAGAGACATCCTCCACCCTGGTCTGCGCTCCCGATGCGCTGCCGCTCCCCGATGACAGCCTCAGCCTGGTGGTGGTGCACCATCTGCTGGAGGTTGCCCCGGACCCCCACCACATGCTTCAGGAGGCGGCGCGGGTGACCGCCGACGAGGGGCGGCTCATCCTCTTCGGCTGGATGCCGTTCTCCGCCGGGGGCATGGGGCGGTTGTCGCCGGCCCGGCGACGGGCGCTGCCGTGGCGGGGCCAGTGGCGCGCTCCCGGACGCCTGCGGGACTGGCTGGCGTTTGTCGACTTCGAGATCGAGCGGGTAGACTACTGCGCTTTCCACCTGCCCGGCCGGCTGCCCCGCAATACGCTGTTCGAGACCCTGGGGCGCCGTCACAACCTGCCGTTGGGCGACAGCTACATGATCCAGGCGTGCCGCCGGCCGCAACTGATCCAGACCCGGGGAGGCCGGCTGCGCTTCACCGCGCCCCTGGGGGGCTCGGCGTTGGGTGCCGCCCGCCTGGCACGGTCCAGGAGAGAGGAAAGCGAGAGGTTGAGTGAGGCGATGCCGGCGGACTCCCACCGGTCATCCGCCCTTGAAGCCATCGACAGTCACCGACAGCAGGCGTGAGAGAGTAGCGATGCGTCAGATCGTTCTTGATACGGAAACCACGGGTATCGACCCCAGGGAGGGCCACCGGCTGATCGAGATCGGCGCGGTGGAGATGGTCAACCGCCGGCTGACCGGACGGACCTACCATCAGTTCATCAATCCCGAGCGCGAGATCGAGGAGGAGGCGATCTCGGTACACGGCATCACCAATGAACGGGTCGCCGATGAGCCGCGCTTCGCCGAGATCGTGGATGACTTCTGGGCCTTCATCGAAGGCGCCGAGCTGGTGATCCACAACGCCCCCTTCGACGTGGGCTTCATCGACCACGAGTTGTCGATGCTCCATGGC
The Halomonas sp. H10-9-1 DNA segment above includes these coding regions:
- a CDS encoding transglycosylase SLT domain-containing protein, with the protein product MTYHTTRRRLFAFASSAALLGALMTAGAHSQAATLERGHTGTAQHGAIQPAPGNMTQHFWDALALETRDAWSRLRDSFQWQNDLHDPRVQAWIDHYRQSPHNIAEITERARPWLAWITQKVEERGLPGEIALIPFIESSFDPGARSHRGAAGLWQFMPRTGDSLGLSRQHGYDGRLDVVASTYAALDYIEQQADQWYEGDIELSLAAYNAGAGTVNKARRRAIAQGKGGDYWSLSLPRETMNYVPKLKAIAAIINAPDDYQVALPEIEDAPAFAKIPVERPMRLDEVARLAGVSQVTIAELNPGVTGGAIRPGNDRVLLVPIERADEMLARLDAPTIPHTAQDSRYVVRHGDTLADIAARQGISVAELRQANGIAGNLIQPGQALELPTRSLASR
- the gloB gene encoding hydroxyacylglutathione hydrolase, which encodes MLSVTPIPAFSDNYIWLLRQDTTPDVCVVDPGDAAPVIELLERESLTLSTILITHHHRDHTGGLAELIERYSPRVIGPDNESIGGIDTPVTEGDEVRVMGRLFEVIAVPGHTLDHIAFFTAGIPPLLFGGDALFSAGCGRLFEGTPEQMHASLEKLAALPDDTLVFAAHEYTQANLRFALAADPHNPDVAQAMEECQRARELERPTLPTSMAREKRINPFLRVADAGVRQAASAHGDVDSDEATFATLRAWKDNF
- a CDS encoding methyltransferase domain-containing protein, which codes for MSTETSAQRLAALYREGQAFWSSPAGQAVRHAERACLGPACERLFGVHSLELGFGDLLADMCPVRHPLSWAPTRELAETSSTLVCAPDALPLPDDSLSLVVVHHLLEVAPDPHHMLQEAARVTADEGRLILFGWMPFSAGGMGRLSPARRRALPWRGQWRAPGRLRDWLAFVDFEIERVDYCAFHLPGRLPRNTLFETLGRRHNLPLGDSYMIQACRRPQLIQTRGGRLRFTAPLGGSALGAARLARSRREESERLSEAMPADSHRSSALEAIDSHRQQA